The following coding sequences are from one Eucalyptus grandis isolate ANBG69807.140 chromosome 11, ASM1654582v1, whole genome shotgun sequence window:
- the LOC104424341 gene encoding 21 kDa protein: protein MERSSALANLATKLLVCLAICSYIISISSAQTSTNTQFIRTSCSKTTYPRLCYTSLSSHANLIQTSPKLLTSTALNVTLNKARSTSAMMVRLSRAHGMKPREVGAMQDCVEELSSTVDELRRSIHEMGQIKRSSNFGLIMNDVQTWVSAALTDENTCSDGFTGSTMNGNTKTVVRNAILTIAHLTSNALALINRYAELQG from the coding sequence ATGGAACGATCGAGTGCTCTAGCAAATTTAGCAACAAAGCTCCTCGTATGCCTAGCCATATGTTCCTACATCATCTCAATTAGCTCCGCCCAAACATCCACCAACACCCAGTTCATAAGAACATCATGCAGTAAAACCACCTACCCGCGCCTGTGCTACACCTCCCTCTCCAGCCACGCCAACCTCATCCAGACGAGCCCTAAGCTCCTCACCAGCACCGCCCTCAACGTGACCCTTAACAAGGCACGCTCGACCTCAGCCATGATGGTGAGGCTGTCTCGGGCCCACGGGATGAAGCCGAGGGAGGTGGGGGCGATGCAGGACTGCGTCGAGGAGCTGAGCAGCACGGTGGACGAGCTGAGGCGGTCCATCCACGAGATGGGCCAGATCAAGAGGTCCTCCAACTTCGGGCTGATCATGAACGATGTGCAGACGTGGGTGAGTGCTGCCCTCACGGATGAGAACACGTGCTCGGACGGCTTCACTGGGAGCACGATGAACGGCAATACTAAGACGGTCGTGAGGAACGCGATACTGACCATTGCGCATCTCACCAGCAATGCTTTGGCCTTGATCAATCGTTACGCCGAGCTTCAGGGCTAA
- the LOC104424342 gene encoding probable pectinesterase/pectinesterase inhibitor 59: MDMMIRVFLICTLFFPSSAHSRKHINDIDRWCKDTPHPEPCKYFVGNSRHHRSPPKDQSEFRQIMVDVSMDQAFNTQWHVLQFGENCTTKRQRQVWSVCTKLYYNTIWQLNRTVEGLGGAHKNCTNFDAQTWLSTALTNIRACQLGFQDLNVSDFISPALSTNLSQLISNTLAVNRILLQNEEQESYEGGFPSWVSRHDRKLLQSSTIKANLVVAKDGSGNFQTVQAALDAAAKRSSTTARFIIYVKRGVYRENIEVANNNNNILMIGDGVKYTIITGSRSAGGGYTTYSSATAGIDGAKFIARDITFANTAGPQKGQAVALRSASDLSVFYHCAFQGYQDTLWVLSQRQFYKSCYIFGTIDFIFGNAAVVFQNCYIYARKPLHGQANVITAQGRDDPNQSTGISIHNSRVLATSDLLQSTDSVQTYLGRPWMQYARTVYLKTYLGSLINPAGWVTWQGSNSVWNTLYFGEYANSGPGSSTKNRVTWPGHHVITSATVASSYTVQKFIAGTSWLPATGVPFTSGL, from the exons ATGGATATGATGATCAGGGTATTCCTGATATGCACACTGTTCTTCCCTTCTTCAGCACACTCCAGGAAGCATATCAATGACATTGACCGGTGGTGTAAAGACACGCCACACCCGGAGCCGTGCAAATATTTTGTTGGTAATAGTCGCCACCACCGCTCGCCTCCGAAGGACCAATCGGAGTTTCGCCAGATAATGGTTGATGTGAGCATGGACCAAGCCTTCAATACACAGTGGCATGTATTGCAATTTGGCGAGAATTGCACGACTAAGAGGCAAAGGCAGGTATGGTCCGTTTGCACGAAACTTTATTACAACACGATTTGGCAGCTCAACCGAACCGTGGAAGGCCTAGGAGGGGCACATAAGAACTGCACCAACTTCGATGCTCAAACCTGGCTCAGCACAGCTCTCACGAACATTAGAGCGTGCCAATTGGGATTTCAAGATCTCAATGTTTCCGACTTCATATCTCCAGCCCTGTCGACCAATTTATCGCAGCTGATCAGCAATACTTTGGCGGTCAACAGGATTTTGCTACAGAATGAAGAACAAGAGAGTTATGAAGGAGGATTTCCTAGTTGGGTGTCTAGACATGATAGGAAACTACTGCAATCTTCCACAATAAAGGCTAATCTTGTGGTGGCCAAAGATGGCTCGGGGAATTTCCAAACTGTCCAGGCAGCTCTAGATGCAGCTGCAAAAAGGAGCTCCACAACTGCAAGATTCATCATATACGTAAAAAGAGGAGTCTACAGGGAAAACATTGAGGTAGctaataacaataacaatatcCTGATGATAGGTGATGGCGTAAAGTACACCATTATCACGGGCAGTCGAAGTGCCGGAGGAGGTTACACTACATATAGTTCTGCAACGGCCG GTATCGATGGTGCTAAGTTTATAGCTCGTGACATTACGTTTGCCAACACTGCAGGTCCACAAAAGGGGCAAGCAGTTGCACTGCGATCCGCATCCGACCTCTCGGTGTTCTACCACTGTGCTTTCCAGGGATACCAAGACACTCTATGGGTGCTTTCGCAGCGGCAATTTTACAAGTCCTGCTACATTTTTGGCACCATAGACTTCATCTTTGGAAATGCAGCAGTTGTCTTCCAAAATTGCTATATCTACGCTAGGAAGCCATTGCATGGTCAAGCCAATGTAATAACGGCTCAAGGGCGCGACGACCCCAATCAGAGCACGGGAATTTCAATCCACAATTCACGAGTCCTGGCCACATCCGACCTACTGCAATCAACAGACAGTGTCCAAACATACCTCGGACGGCCATGGATGCAATACGCAAGGACAGTATACTTGAAAACTTATCTCGGCTCTTTAATTAATCCTGCAGGTTGGGTCACATGGCAAGGTAGTAATTCTGTTTGGAACACATTGTACTTTGGCGAGTATGCGAACTCTGGACCTGGAAGTTCGACCAAAAACAGAGTAACATGGCCAGGTCATCATGTAATTACAAGTGCCACCGTTGCTTCGAGTTACACCGTGCAAAAGTTCATAGCTGGCACATCATGGTTACCAGCGACCGGTGTGCCATTCACTTCCGGATTGTGA
- the LOC104424343 gene encoding monocopper oxidase-like protein SKS1: MALLRLSLLRLLHIALLASACSAADPYAFYDLKLSYQTASPLGVPQQVIAVNGKFPGPLINATTNYNMVVNVHNQLDEELLITWPGIEMRHNSWQDGVLGTNCPIPQTWNWTYQFQVKDEIGSYFYYPSLNLQRASGGFGPIIINNRDIIPIPFAQPDGDIILMIGDWYTRNHTALRAALDAGKDLGMPDGVLINGKGPFKYNSTLVPDGIAYETVTVDPGKTYRIRVHNVGTSTSLNFRIQNHNLLLVETEGFYTVLQNYTSLDIHVGQSYSFLVTMDQNASTDYYIVASARFVNESLWQRVTGVAILHYTNSKGPATGPLPSPPDDTYDKSMSMNQAKSIRQNVTASGARPNPQGSFHYGSINVTDVYVLESIPPVTIDGKLKATLNGISFLNPGTPIRLADRDNVKGDYKVDFPNQPLDRPPKIDTSLLNATYKGYIEIILQNNDTVMQSFHVDGYSFFVVGMDYGEWTENSRGQYNRWDAIFRSTTQVFPGAWTAIQISLDNPGVWNIRAENLDRWYLGQETYMKIVNPEENGNTEMAAPDNVLYCGALQYKQKPQNHSSSTSNIPGKLRLLVTFMLALYVAIFYLG, encoded by the exons ATGGCCCTGCTTCGGCTCTCCCTGTTGCGTCTGCTCCACATTGCTCTGCTAGCGAGCGCGTGCTCGGCCGCCGATCCTTACGCCTTCTACGATTTGAAGCTCTCCTACCAGACCGCGTCGCCTCTCGGCGTCCCCCAACAG GTTATAGCAGTTAATGGCAAGTTTCCAGGCCCCCTTATCAATGCCACTACTAATTACAATATGGTTGTAAACGTCCATAACCAGTTGGATGAAGAGCTTCTCATCACATG GCCTGGAATTGAAATGCGACATAATTCATGGCAAGATGGTGTCCTTGGGACAAACTGTCCAATCCCTCAAACATGGAACTGGACTTATCAGTTTCAAGTGAAGGATGAGATTGGCAGCTACTTTTACTACCCATCTCTTAATTTGCAAAGAGCATCAGGTGGGTTTGGTCCaatcatcatcaacaacagggATATTATTCCTATTCCTTTTGCCCAACCTGATGGGGACATCATATTGATGATTGGTGATTGGTATACACGAAACCATACG GCACTAAGGGCAGCCCTGGATGCTGGAAAAGACCTCGGAATGCCGGATGGGGTTCTTATAAATGGAAAGGGGCCCTTTAAATACAATAGCACACTAGTACCTGATGGCATAGCATACGAAACTGTTACTGTTGATCCAG gaAAAACATATCGCATCCGAGTGCACAATGTTGGAACGTCGACTAGCTTGAACTTTAGGATCCAGAATCATAATTTGCTTTTAGTGGAGACAGAAGGCTTTTACACAGTGCTGCAAAATTATACAAGCTTAGATATCCATGTTGGGCAATCCTACTCTTTCTTAGTAACCATGGATCAGAATGCTAGCACTGACTACTACATTGTGGCAAGTGCTAGATTTGTCAATGAATCACTCTGGCAGAGAGTCACAGGTGTGGCCATCTTGCACTATACTAACTCAAAAGGACCAGCAACTGGCCCTCTACCTAGCCCACCTGATGATACCTATGACAAGTCCATGTCCATGAATCAGGCAAAATCAATCAG GCAGAATGTTACTGCAAGCGGAGCTCGCCCTAATCCACAAGGGTCATTCCATTACGGTTCAATCAATGTGACTGATGTATATGTGTTGGAGAGTATTCCACCAGTAACAATTGATGGGAAGCTTAAAGCCACATTGAATGGTATCTCATTTCTCAACCCTGGAACGCCTATAAGGCTTGCTGACAGGGATAATGTGAAGGGAGATTATAAAGTTGATTTTCCAAATCAGCCCCTGGATCGACCACCCAAGATAGATACGTCTCTGTTAAATGCCACCTATAAAGGATATATAGAGATAATATTGCAGAACAATGACACCGTGATGCAGAGCTTTCATGTGGAtggttattcattttttgtggttGG TATGGATTACGGTGAATGGACGGAGAATAGCAGAGGCCAATACAATCGTTGGGATGCAATTTTCCGATCCACCACCCAG GTTTTCCCTGGTGCTTGGACAGCAATCCAGATATCTCTTGACAATCCTGGAGTCTGGAACATTAGAGCTGAAAATCTTGATAGATGGTATCTCGGTCAAGAAACTTACATGAAAATTGTTAACCCTGAAGAAAATGGTAATACAGAGATGGCGGCACCAGATAATGTGCTATATTGTGGTGCACTTCAGTACAAGCAAAA GCCACAAAATCACTCATCTTCAACCTCCAACATACCGGGAAAATTGCGACTGCTGGTCACATTTATGCTGGCACTTTATGTGGCGATTTTCTATCTCGGCTGA